The Thermoproteales archaeon genome contains a region encoding:
- a CDS encoding ABC transporter permease, giving the protein MTSLKAYILTRLILSIPMIFILLTVVFVILRILPGDPVLAIVGMKASEEQLEKLRRQLGLDKPLWMQYIDYVMSILRLDFGRSMIWGRRPVLTEIMDHFPATLELSVSAFIVSVGIGIITGLLSSLKPSSKVDVSLRIFSIVAYSLFIPLLGMILQLIFGVYLRILPVAGRKSPLVDIQTMTGLYIIDSILTLNLEGLITSIRYLILPSITLGVVLSGVYTRLVRSSMLDVLSADFIRALKARGIPKKQLLFKHALKNAFIPILTMMGLQFSILLAGAVLTETTFSWPGMGTFLMERIEYRDYTTVQGTIVFFALLVSLVSLAVDVVYALIDPRIRY; this is encoded by the coding sequence ATGATCTTCATATTGCTAACTGTGGTGTTCGTAATACTTCGAATTTTGCCTGGAGATCCCGTGTTGGCTATTGTGGGAATGAAAGCTAGTGAGGAGCAGCTTGAAAAGCTTCGGAGACAGCTTGGGCTTGATAAGCCTTTGTGGATGCAGTATATAGACTACGTTATGAGCATCTTAAGGCTAGATTTTGGCCGGTCAATGATATGGGGGCGTCGGCCTGTTTTGACGGAGATTATGGATCATTTCCCGGCAACGCTTGAGCTTTCGGTTTCAGCTTTTATAGTCAGCGTTGGTATAGGAATAATTACGGGATTGTTATCTTCTCTAAAGCCGTCAAGCAAGGTTGACGTTTCTCTTAGAATATTCAGCATAGTAGCTTATTCTCTATTCATACCATTGCTGGGAATGATATTGCAATTGATTTTTGGCGTTTATCTCCGTATACTGCCAGTCGCGGGTAGAAAATCGCCTCTCGTCGATATACAAACAATGACTGGTCTTTATATTATTGATAGTATTTTAACTTTAAACTTGGAAGGGTTGATAACGTCTATTCGATACCTAATTTTGCCATCCATTACTCTTGGAGTTGTTCTATCGGGTGTTTATACCAGGCTAGTAAGGTCTAGTATGCTCGATGTTCTCTCAGCAGATTTCATTAGAGCTCTCAAAGCGCGAGGTATACCAAAAAAACAGCTATTGTTTAAGCATGCTCTAAAAAACGCGTTTATACCTATCTTGACAATGATGGGTTTACAATTTTCAATACTATTAGCTGGAGCAGTATTAACTGAGACGACATTTTCATGGCCTGGCATGGGCACTTTTCTCATGGAAAGAATAGAATACCGCGATTATACAACTGTCCAGGGAACCATAGTATTCTTCGCACTGCTGGTATCTCTTGTAAGCCTAGCCGTAGACGTTGTCTATGCTCTAATAGACCCGAGGATAAGATATTAG